The sequence CAATGTTGGCACGAACGGTGATTCGCGCTTTCGCTTTTACTTCAATTCCATCCATTGCTACACCAGCAATAAACGGCGTTTCAATGACTTTCGGGTTAACACTCATTTGCACTGCTTCCAGGACGTCACGTCCAGCAAGGTCAATTGCTGCTGCCCGTTCAAAACTTAAGTCAATGTTGGCGCGCTGCGCAGCAATCAAGGCATTAACGACACGGTCGACGTTCCCCCCTGCCAAATAATGCCCTTCCAATCGGGATGTATCCAAGTCAAGGCCCGCTTTTACTGCTTTAATGAGCGGGTTGACGACACGCGCTGGCACTACCCGACGGAGCCTCATCCCTACAAGTTCAAAAATACCGATTTTCACACCGGCCGCAATCGCAGATATCCATAGTGCGACTGGCACAAACGTAAACAATATTGCAATTAAAATAATTGCAAGTGCAATGGCAATCAAAACGAAAATCGTTGAATCATTCATCATCTAGTCTGTCTCCTCCTTCTTTAATGTCTGTACCGGATCTACTTTCCGCACAACGACACGGGCACCGGATACATGAATCACTTTGAGCGAACTGCCTTTCTCAATATAGCCCCCTTCAGAAACGACGTCAAGCCGCTCGTCTCCTATCAGGGCAATACCAGCTGGTCGAAGGACACTAAGCGCTTTGCCTTCCATTCCGACAAGTGACGGGTCCGTTTCTACAGAGAGATACCCTTCTTCTACTGTCGGCTGGGTGGATAAGACAAGCCTTTTCCACGGTCCTTTGTCACCAAAGAACACGAACAACACAATAGCCGCCACAATAGACACAAACAAGGCAATACCGACCGAAAAAACCATCACCGTCGTCGAAAAAGAGGCCATAAAGAATCCGCCGACGATTAAACCAATTCCTAGAAGGCCAAATATGCCGAACCCAGGTGCTATAAATTCAATACCGAGAAGCACTCCCCCAACAACGACTAAGATGAGGGACTCCCAGCCAGCAAAACCGGCAACCATGTGGCCAAAAAAGAATAGTAGCAATGCGCTTATCCCCATAATACCTGGGACGCCAAACCCTGGCGAGTACAGTTCCATAATTAAGCCTAAACTGCCAATCGAAAGCAAGATCGGAATGACAATTGGATTCGTCACAAACCGAGCAATCTGTTCAGCAATGCTCACATCCGCTTCCGTCACATGGACTTCCTCTTTATCATAGCCTAAATAGTTAAGCACACCTGCTAAATCATCCTTAATGGCTTCGGCATAGCCGACTTCATACGCCTGTTTGGCATTTAGCGTGAGATAACCGGAAGGGAACCCTTCTACATCAAATTCAGCATTTGCCATCGCCTCTGCATAATCAGGATTCCGGCCGCCTTCAGGGCCATGTTCACTAGCGGCAGTCTTCATGCGACTGATCCAGAGAGACTGGGTTTTCTCTTCTGCTGCATTACCAGACCCATCAATCACACCAGCGGACCCAATTTGGCCATTCGGTACCATGATGATTTCATCTGCATTTAAAGCAATATAAGCGCCTGCTGAAATCGCTTCACTATTGATAAAGGCGGTAACAGGAATATCCGTGCTATTGATAATATTAGCGATATGGCCAGCTGCGTCGACAGCGCCTCCTGGGGTGTTAATATTCAAAATGATATGGTCCGCGCCGTTTTCCTCAGCCTCTGAAAATGAGCGCTCAAGAAAGGCTTCAAGGCCCCGTTCGACCGTTTGTTCAATCGGAATTACATAAATGGACGCGTTCTTTGAATCGGCTTGGTTGGCAAGCACCTGAAACGGCAAAAGCACACACGCCAGCAGCCAGGACACTAAGGCGAATTTCATCCACTTGCCCACTCGTCTATCCTCCTCCTTTTCCAGGTGTTACTTTATGTACGATTCCATTCGCCTAGAGGTTTCAGTTCCTTCATAAAAAAGTGTATCACGCCATCCGGAGAAAACCAAACAATTCTATTGTTACGCTAGGGAATAGTAAAAAACCTCCGCTTAACAGCAGAGGTTTTATTCGTTCGATTCATTCGTTAAATGCTTGACAACAAGGCAATTAACGAGGGCACCATCGGCTTTGCCTTTTACTTTTGGCATGATTGCGCCCATTACGTTTCCCATATCAGCTTTTGAGGTAGCATTTGTTTGTGCAATTGTCTCTTTTACAATTGCTTCCAATTCATCGTCTGACAATTGCGCAGGCATATATTCGTTCAGCACGGATAGCTCCGCTTCCTGCTTTTTTACTAGATCTTCACGATTCGCTTGTTGAAATTCATGGAGGGATTCTTTACGCTGTTTGACTTCTCGGCTA is a genomic window of Shouchella clausii containing:
- a CDS encoding NfeD family protein, with amino-acid sequence MGKWMKFALVSWLLACVLLPFQVLANQADSKNASIYVIPIEQTVERGLEAFLERSFSEAEENGADHIILNINTPGGAVDAAGHIANIINSTDIPVTAFINSEAISAGAYIALNADEIIMVPNGQIGSAGVIDGSGNAAEEKTQSLWISRMKTAASEHGPEGGRNPDYAEAMANAEFDVEGFPSGYLTLNAKQAYEVGYAEAIKDDLAGVLNYLGYDKEEVHVTEADVSIAEQIARFVTNPIVIPILLSIGSLGLIMELYSPGFGVPGIMGISALLLFFFGHMVAGFAGWESLILVVVGGVLLGIEFIAPGFGIFGLLGIGLIVGGFFMASFSTTVMVFSVGIALFVSIVAAIVLFVFFGDKGPWKRLVLSTQPTVEEGYLSVETDPSLVGMEGKALSVLRPAGIALIGDERLDVVSEGGYIEKGSSLKVIHVSGARVVVRKVDPVQTLKKEETD
- a CDS encoding GatB/YqeY domain-containing protein, with product MDLLERLNLDMKTAMKNRDKDRLSVIRMVKSSLQNEQIKLGRDLTESESLAVLSREVKQRKESLHEFQQANREDLVKKQEAELSVLNEYMPAQLSDDELEAIVKETIAQTNATSKADMGNVMGAIMPKVKGKADGALVNCLVVKHLTNESNE